One genomic region from Leifsonia sp. Root1293 encodes:
- a CDS encoding beta-ketoacyl-ACP reductase yields the protein MSTPRTVLVTGGNRGIGFAIAEEFVRQGHRVAVTARSGSGPEGSLTVQADVTDSASVDAAFTAIEAELGPVEVVVANAGITRDTLLMRMSDEDFETVIDTNLTGSFRVVKRASKGMLKARYGRIVLISSVVGLYGGPGQANYSASKAGLVGFARSITRELGGRGITANVVAPGFIETDMTAELPEATQADYKKSIPAGRFATPNEVAKVVAWIAGDDAGYISGAVIPVDGGLGMGH from the coding sequence ATGAGCACTCCCCGTACAGTCCTCGTCACCGGCGGAAACCGCGGTATCGGCTTCGCCATCGCCGAGGAGTTCGTGCGTCAGGGCCACCGCGTCGCCGTGACCGCCCGCTCGGGTTCCGGGCCTGAGGGCTCGCTCACCGTGCAGGCTGATGTGACCGACTCCGCATCCGTCGACGCGGCCTTCACCGCCATCGAAGCAGAGCTCGGCCCGGTGGAGGTCGTCGTGGCCAACGCCGGCATCACCCGCGACACCCTCCTCATGCGCATGAGCGACGAGGACTTCGAGACCGTCATCGACACCAACCTCACGGGCTCCTTCCGAGTGGTCAAGCGGGCGTCGAAGGGCATGCTCAAGGCTCGCTACGGCCGTATCGTGCTCATCTCGAGCGTCGTCGGTCTCTACGGCGGTCCCGGTCAGGCGAACTATTCGGCCTCGAAGGCGGGCCTCGTCGGCTTCGCCCGGTCGATCACGCGGGAGCTCGGTGGCCGGGGCATCACCGCCAACGTCGTCGCTCCCGGGTTCATCGAGACCGACATGACAGCTGAACTGCCCGAGGCGACGCAGGCCGACTACAAGAAGTCGATTCCGGCCGGGCGCTTCGCCACTCCGAACGAGGTCGCCAAGGTCGTCGCCTGGATCGCCGGCGACGACGCGGGATACATCTCGGGGGCGGTCATCCCCGTCGACGGCGGCCTCGGGATGGGCCACTAG
- the serB gene encoding phosphoserine phosphatase SerB yields the protein MTDAAPRVGDARFLVVLDADSTLIRDEVIELLADAAGSRTLVADVTERAMRGELDFAASLRERVATLAGLPESVFHDVGARIRPTDGVHDLIAGVHAAGGVVGVVSGGFHELLDPIGASFGLDEWRANRLEVDGGHLTGRVAGPIVDAGAKAAALQEWASAHDVPRHRTIAIGDGANDLEMMGVAGLSVAFNAKPLVRSRASVAVDVPDLSQVLPLLGLRG from the coding sequence ATGACGGATGCCGCACCGCGCGTCGGCGACGCGCGCTTCCTCGTCGTGCTCGATGCGGACTCCACCCTCATTCGGGACGAGGTGATCGAGCTCCTCGCCGACGCTGCAGGTTCGCGCACCCTCGTGGCCGACGTCACGGAGCGCGCCATGCGCGGCGAACTCGACTTCGCTGCGAGCCTACGCGAACGCGTCGCGACGCTGGCCGGGCTTCCCGAGAGCGTCTTCCACGACGTGGGTGCCCGCATCCGTCCGACCGACGGGGTTCACGACCTCATCGCCGGCGTCCATGCCGCAGGAGGAGTCGTCGGCGTGGTGTCCGGCGGGTTCCACGAACTGCTCGACCCCATCGGGGCGTCATTCGGACTCGACGAGTGGCGGGCGAACCGGCTGGAGGTCGATGGCGGCCACCTGACGGGTCGAGTGGCCGGCCCGATCGTCGACGCCGGCGCGAAAGCGGCTGCACTACAGGAGTGGGCGTCGGCCCACGACGTTCCGCGTCACCGCACCATCGCCATCGGGGATGGTGCGAACGACCTCGAGATGATGGGCGTCGCAGGCCTCTCGGTCGCCTTCAACGCGAAGCCGCTGGTGCGATCGCGCGCCAGCGTGGCCGTGGACGTTCCGGACCTGTCGCAGGTGCTCCCGCTGCTCGGACTGCGGGGCTAA
- the glgC gene encoding glucose-1-phosphate adenylyltransferase, translating to MKSSKIFGIVLAGGEGKRLMPLTEDRAKPAVPFGGHYRLVDFALSNLINSGLTQIVVLTQYKSHSLDRHVSQTWRLSGMLNSYIASVPAQQRLGKRWFSGSADAILQSLNLIHDEKPDIIVVVGADHVYRMDFSQMVQAHIDSGAEATVAAIRQPIELANQFGVIEVDEDDATRVAAFREKPSDPIGLADAPHEVLASMGNYVFNTDALVDAVLRDGERTNSSHDMGGDIIPDFVARGTAGVYDLMRNDVPGSTDRDRYYWRDVGTIDSFFEAHQDLISALPVFNLYNEAWPIFTQQLNAPPAKFVRDARGSLGTMIDSIVSLGSVISGAHIERSVLGPWSTIGSGAKVVDSIIFERARIETDAQVIRAVLDKDVVVEAGAQIGVDHEKDAARGFAVTDSGITVVGKGTRVTAE from the coding sequence ATGAAGTCATCGAAGATCTTCGGCATCGTGCTGGCCGGCGGAGAAGGCAAGCGGCTCATGCCCCTCACGGAGGACCGGGCCAAGCCCGCTGTTCCCTTCGGAGGGCACTACCGCCTCGTTGACTTCGCCCTGTCGAATCTCATCAACTCCGGGCTCACGCAGATCGTCGTGCTCACCCAGTACAAATCGCACAGCCTCGACCGCCACGTCTCGCAGACCTGGCGCCTGTCGGGCATGCTCAACTCCTACATCGCCTCGGTGCCCGCCCAGCAGCGCCTCGGCAAGCGGTGGTTCAGCGGATCGGCCGACGCCATCCTGCAGAGCCTCAACCTCATCCACGACGAGAAGCCCGACATCATCGTCGTCGTCGGTGCCGACCACGTATACCGCATGGACTTCTCCCAGATGGTGCAGGCGCACATCGACTCCGGTGCCGAGGCGACCGTCGCGGCCATCCGTCAGCCCATCGAGCTCGCGAACCAGTTCGGCGTGATCGAGGTCGACGAGGACGACGCCACGAGGGTGGCCGCGTTCCGCGAGAAGCCGAGCGATCCCATCGGGCTCGCGGATGCCCCGCACGAGGTGCTGGCTTCCATGGGCAACTACGTCTTCAATACCGACGCGCTGGTCGACGCGGTTCTGCGCGACGGAGAACGCACCAACTCCAGCCACGACATGGGCGGGGACATCATCCCCGATTTCGTGGCCCGCGGCACAGCCGGCGTCTACGACCTCATGCGCAACGACGTTCCCGGATCGACGGACCGCGACAGGTACTACTGGCGCGACGTGGGAACGATCGACTCGTTCTTCGAAGCCCACCAGGACCTCATCTCGGCGCTGCCGGTGTTCAACCTCTACAACGAGGCCTGGCCCATATTCACGCAGCAGCTGAACGCTCCCCCCGCGAAGTTCGTGCGCGACGCCCGTGGGTCCCTCGGCACCATGATCGACTCGATCGTGTCGCTCGGATCGGTGATCTCGGGTGCGCACATCGAGCGCAGCGTGCTCGGCCCGTGGTCGACCATCGGCTCAGGCGCCAAGGTCGTCGACTCGATCATCTTCGAGCGCGCCCGCATCGAGACCGATGCCCAGGTCATCCGCGCCGTGCTCGACAAGGACGTCGTCGTCGAGGCCGGTGCCCAAATCGGTGTCGATCACGAGAAGGACGCCGCTCGGGGCTTCGCCGTTACCGATTCCGGCATCACCGTCGTCGGCAAGGGAACGCGGGTCACCGCGGAATGA
- the glgA gene encoding glycogen synthase, which produces MRVDLLTREYPPEVYGGAGVHVAELVKALRRDTDVLVRCFGAPRDEAGAFAYGTPVELSSANPAIATLGTDLAMAQDAAGADLVHSHTWYANAAGHIAKLLHGIPHVVTAHSLEPLRPWKAEQLGGGYAVSSWVERTAFEAADAVIAVSGGMRRDILRSYPAIDPDRVHVVYNGIDLERWKPVHDEATVRALGIDPDRPSVVFVGRITRQKGLPYLLRAARMLPPEVQLVLCAGAPDTQAIMDEVSGLVRELQKERTGVVWIDRLLPQPELSAVLTAGTAFVCPSVYEPLGIVNLEAMACGLPVVGTATGGIPEVVDDGVTGRLVPIEQLQDGTGTPIDPERFVADLAEALIAVVSDPEAAARMGAAGRDRAEREFGWDRIAASTREIYASLVS; this is translated from the coding sequence ATGCGCGTCGACCTGCTCACCCGTGAATATCCGCCCGAAGTCTATGGAGGAGCGGGGGTGCACGTCGCCGAGCTGGTGAAGGCGCTCCGCCGCGACACCGACGTGCTGGTTCGGTGCTTCGGTGCACCGCGCGATGAGGCCGGCGCCTTCGCGTACGGCACGCCGGTCGAGCTGAGCTCTGCGAATCCGGCGATCGCCACCCTCGGCACCGACCTGGCGATGGCACAGGATGCCGCGGGCGCCGACCTCGTGCACTCGCACACCTGGTACGCCAATGCAGCCGGGCACATCGCCAAGCTCCTCCACGGCATCCCGCACGTGGTCACGGCGCACAGCCTCGAGCCGCTGCGCCCCTGGAAGGCCGAGCAGCTCGGCGGCGGCTACGCGGTGTCGAGTTGGGTCGAGCGCACGGCGTTCGAGGCCGCGGATGCCGTCATCGCCGTGAGCGGCGGCATGCGGCGCGACATCCTTCGGTCCTACCCGGCGATCGATCCCGACCGGGTTCACGTCGTCTACAACGGCATCGACCTCGAGCGCTGGAAGCCCGTGCACGATGAGGCGACCGTCCGTGCGCTGGGCATCGATCCCGACCGGCCATCAGTGGTGTTCGTCGGCCGCATCACCCGTCAGAAAGGGCTGCCGTACCTGCTCCGCGCTGCGCGGATGCTTCCCCCCGAGGTGCAGCTGGTGCTGTGCGCCGGTGCCCCGGACACGCAGGCGATCATGGACGAGGTCAGCGGCCTCGTGCGCGAACTGCAGAAGGAGCGCACGGGGGTCGTGTGGATCGACCGACTGCTGCCGCAGCCCGAGCTCTCGGCCGTGCTCACCGCTGGCACCGCGTTCGTCTGCCCGTCGGTCTACGAGCCACTCGGCATCGTGAACCTCGAGGCCATGGCCTGCGGGCTCCCCGTGGTCGGAACAGCCACGGGCGGCATCCCCGAGGTCGTCGATGACGGCGTCACCGGACGCCTCGTTCCCATCGAACAGCTCCAGGACGGCACCGGGACTCCCATCGATCCCGAGCGCTTCGTGGCCGATCTCGCCGAGGCGCTCATCGCGGTCGTCAGCGACCCCGAGGCAGCGGCGCGGATGGGCGCGGCGGGGCGGGATCGGGCCGAGCGCGAGTTCGGCTGGGATCGCATCGCGGCGAGCACGCGAGAGATCTACGCCAGCCTCGTGAGCTGA
- a CDS encoding ABC transporter ATP-binding protein yields the protein MPNVVQLSDVSVIRDGKPILDSVTWSIDDDQRWVILGPNGAGKTTLLQIIAAMLHPTSGTAEILEERLGAVDVFELRPMIGFASTAMARKLPRNETVLNVVMTAAYSVTGRWNEEYEEIDSRRAQRVLAEWKLDHLADRTFGTLSDGEQKRVQIARSVMTDPELLLLDEPAASLDLGAREELLQLLGGYAREATSPAFVMVTHHVEEIPVGFTHVMLIADGRVTASGPLSEALTSENLTETFGLPIEVTETDGRYAARAV from the coding sequence ATGCCGAACGTTGTGCAGCTGTCAGACGTCTCCGTCATCCGTGACGGAAAGCCCATCCTCGATTCGGTGACGTGGTCCATCGATGACGATCAGCGCTGGGTCATCCTCGGCCCGAACGGAGCGGGGAAGACCACCCTCCTGCAGATCATCGCCGCCATGCTGCACCCGACGAGCGGCACGGCCGAGATCCTCGAGGAGCGCCTGGGCGCCGTCGACGTCTTCGAGTTGCGCCCCATGATCGGTTTCGCCTCCACGGCGATGGCCCGCAAGCTGCCGCGGAACGAGACCGTGCTGAACGTGGTCATGACGGCGGCGTACTCGGTCACCGGCCGCTGGAACGAGGAGTACGAGGAGATCGACTCCCGCCGCGCCCAGCGCGTTCTGGCCGAGTGGAAGCTCGACCACCTGGCCGACCGCACGTTCGGAACCCTGAGCGACGGCGAGCAGAAGCGCGTGCAGATCGCTCGTTCCGTGATGACGGATCCCGAACTCCTCCTGCTCGACGAGCCGGCGGCGAGCCTCGACCTCGGGGCCCGCGAGGAACTGCTGCAACTCCTCGGCGGGTACGCTCGCGAGGCGACGTCACCGGCCTTCGTGATGGTGACCCACCACGTCGAGGAGATCCCGGTGGGGTTCACGCACGTCATGCTCATCGCCGACGGCAGGGTGACGGCATCCGGACCCCTGAGCGAGGCGCTCACCTCGGAGAACCTCACCGAGACGTTCGGCCTCCCGATCGAGGTCACCGAGACCGACGGCCGGTACGCGGCACGCGCCGTCTGA
- a CDS encoding type B 50S ribosomal protein L31 — MKTDIHPKYEAVVFRDLASGKSFLTRSTVGSAKTVEWEDGNTYPVIDVEISSESHPFYTGKQRIMDSAGRVEKFNQRFKNFGK; from the coding sequence ATGAAGACTGACATTCACCCCAAGTACGAAGCGGTCGTCTTCCGCGACCTCGCGTCGGGCAAGTCGTTCCTCACCCGTTCGACCGTCGGCAGCGCCAAGACCGTCGAGTGGGAAGACGGAAACACGTACCCCGTCATCGACGTCGAGATCTCCTCGGAGTCGCACCCGTTCTACACGGGCAAGCAGCGCATCATGGACTCGGCCGGTCGCGTCGAGAAGTTCAACCAGCGCTTCAAGAACTTCGGCAAGTAA
- a CDS encoding three-helix bundle dimerization domain-containing protein, translating into MNADEENAAVEKVVERLEDRFPEVDPGVVEQVVEEEHHNLDGNPIRDFVPVLVEHEARDRLRTEFANASDGTLYVPPGLEP; encoded by the coding sequence ATGAATGCCGACGAAGAGAACGCAGCTGTCGAGAAGGTCGTCGAGCGCCTCGAGGACCGCTTCCCCGAGGTCGACCCCGGTGTCGTGGAGCAGGTCGTCGAGGAGGAGCATCACAACCTCGACGGCAATCCCATCCGCGACTTCGTGCCGGTGCTGGTCGAGCACGAGGCCCGCGACCGCCTCCGCACCGAGTTCGCCAACGCCTCAGACGGCACTCTCTACGTGCCGCCGGGCCTGGAGCCCTGA
- a CDS encoding exonuclease domain-containing protein: MDSEPHVPLVVVLGGTGRAGRAVVLEALARGVRVRAVSRGTVASDASIPGAEYARADIASGVGLIAALSGADAIIDATDGVSGRAQATLRKGPRVVAAAARLARVRRLVLLSIIAVDRGVSSYYAAKTAQEHAYRDSSLDVSIVRASQFHDLVDQLFGLAPFGWTTELLGTTFQPVAVRDVAAKLVDEALVPSGRERLHVVAGPEVLSSGVIASLRRSANGGRGPIIPLPSVGAILRFFRTGLNLAPELAGGTETFAEWLTGDVGGPAYSDPVTTTSTATWASTLAVFDLETTGIDVETTRIVTATLAVLDADGVVVERTDWLVDPGVIIPDGAAEIHGITTEHARIYGRVASEAVAEIVMAIRSQLAVGIPLVAYNAAYDLSVLDREARRYGIPGLVSPSPVIDPLVIDKAVDTYRKGKRTLTAAAEHYGVVLDNAHDAGADAIAAGHVAQAIARRYPHALTITAEELHERQVDWCQAQAESFQSYMRRTKDPEFSTSGSWPVR, from the coding sequence ATGGATTCCGAGCCGCACGTTCCCCTGGTCGTCGTGCTCGGCGGAACGGGTCGAGCCGGGCGGGCGGTCGTTCTGGAGGCACTCGCACGGGGAGTGCGGGTGCGCGCCGTCAGCCGCGGGACTGTGGCATCGGATGCCTCCATTCCCGGCGCGGAATACGCCAGAGCCGACATCGCCTCTGGCGTCGGACTGATCGCCGCCCTGAGTGGCGCCGACGCGATCATCGACGCGACAGACGGAGTGTCGGGCCGAGCGCAGGCAACCCTGCGGAAGGGGCCGCGCGTTGTCGCAGCCGCGGCCAGACTCGCTCGCGTGCGTCGTCTCGTGCTGCTGTCGATCATCGCCGTCGACCGCGGAGTCTCGAGCTACTACGCCGCGAAAACGGCACAGGAGCACGCCTACCGCGACTCCAGCCTCGATGTCTCGATCGTGCGGGCGAGCCAGTTCCACGACCTCGTCGACCAGCTCTTCGGACTGGCACCCTTCGGATGGACGACCGAGCTCCTGGGCACGACCTTCCAGCCCGTCGCGGTGCGCGACGTCGCGGCGAAACTGGTCGACGAGGCACTCGTCCCATCGGGCCGGGAACGTCTGCACGTCGTCGCCGGACCCGAGGTGCTCTCCTCGGGTGTCATCGCGTCGCTCCGGCGTTCGGCCAACGGAGGACGCGGCCCGATCATCCCCCTGCCGTCGGTGGGGGCGATCCTCCGCTTCTTCCGTACGGGCCTCAACCTGGCGCCGGAACTCGCCGGGGGAACCGAGACCTTCGCGGAGTGGCTCACGGGCGATGTCGGCGGCCCTGCATACTCTGACCCTGTGACCACGACAAGCACCGCGACCTGGGCCTCGACGCTGGCCGTCTTCGACCTCGAGACCACCGGCATCGACGTGGAGACGACGCGCATCGTCACGGCAACCCTCGCCGTGCTCGATGCCGACGGTGTCGTGGTGGAGCGCACGGACTGGCTCGTCGACCCCGGCGTCATCATCCCCGACGGCGCCGCCGAGATCCACGGCATCACGACGGAGCACGCGCGTATTTACGGTCGGGTCGCCTCCGAGGCCGTCGCCGAGATCGTCATGGCGATCCGGAGCCAGCTCGCCGTCGGCATTCCCCTCGTCGCATACAACGCCGCCTACGACCTCTCGGTGCTCGACCGTGAGGCTCGGCGCTACGGCATCCCCGGCCTCGTCTCCCCCAGTCCCGTCATCGATCCCCTCGTCATCGACAAGGCGGTCGACACCTACCGCAAGGGCAAGCGCACCCTCACGGCCGCCGCGGAACACTACGGAGTCGTTCTCGACAACGCCCACGATGCCGGTGCAGACGCCATCGCTGCCGGACACGTCGCGCAGGCCATCGCCCGGCGCTACCCGCATGCACTGACCATCACGGCGGAGGAACTGCACGAACGGCAGGTCGACTGGTGCCAGGCCCAGGCCGAGAGCTTCCAGAGCTACATGCGCCGCACGAAGGATCCCGAGTTCAGCACCTCTGGTTCCTGGCCGGTGCGCTGA
- a CDS encoding alpha/beta fold hydrolase: MSVSSPYAAQLERIPVVEHALTVLGTETRYWEYGDSSAAETIVLVHGFRGDHHGLEPVVAQLPGGHIISPDLPGFGASAPLASAHDIDGYAAWLTAFIAELRLTGRVVLLGHSFGSIISSAALAAGLVVDDVILVNPIAAPALRGPRGVMTRLAVLYYQASAALPDRAGFALLRNRAIVRIMSVTMVKTHDADLRRFVHDQHDRYFSAFSDRDVVLEAFRASVSHDVSEYAAAIPTRTLLIAADKDDITSVSAQHAVQKLFPDATLHVIPDVGHLIHYETPAEAAAQITAFLAEPAAPTSPTAPATPAAS; this comes from the coding sequence ATGTCAGTCTCCTCGCCCTACGCCGCGCAACTCGAGCGCATTCCCGTCGTCGAACATGCCCTGACCGTGCTCGGAACGGAGACCAGGTACTGGGAGTACGGCGACTCGTCTGCCGCGGAGACGATCGTGCTCGTGCACGGCTTCCGCGGCGACCACCACGGTCTCGAACCGGTCGTCGCGCAGCTTCCGGGCGGACACATCATCTCGCCCGATCTGCCGGGATTCGGTGCGTCAGCGCCCCTCGCCAGCGCTCACGACATCGATGGCTACGCGGCCTGGCTCACGGCCTTCATCGCCGAACTGCGCCTGACCGGTCGAGTGGTGCTGCTCGGCCACTCCTTCGGGTCCATCATCTCCTCTGCTGCTCTGGCGGCAGGACTCGTCGTCGACGACGTGATCCTCGTGAACCCGATCGCGGCTCCCGCGCTGCGTGGACCACGCGGCGTGATGACGCGGCTCGCGGTGCTCTACTACCAGGCGTCCGCCGCCCTGCCCGATCGGGCTGGCTTCGCCCTGCTCCGCAACCGCGCCATCGTTCGCATCATGAGCGTGACCATGGTGAAGACCCATGACGCCGACCTCCGTCGCTTCGTGCACGACCAGCACGACAGGTACTTCTCGGCGTTCAGCGATCGTGATGTCGTGCTCGAGGCGTTCCGCGCCTCGGTGAGCCACGACGTCAGCGAATACGCCGCGGCCATCCCCACGCGCACCCTGCTGATCGCCGCGGACAAGGACGACATCACGTCGGTCTCCGCCCAGCACGCCGTGCAGAAGCTGTTCCCGGATGCCACCCTCCATGTCATCCCCGACGTCGGTCACCTGATCCACTACGAGACGCCGGCCGAGGCGGCAGCCCAGATCACGGCGTTCCTCGCCGAGCCGGCGGCGCCAACGAGCCCGACGGCCCCCGCCACTCCGGCGGCATCGTGA
- a CDS encoding glycosyltransferase family 4 protein: MRIVFDARYTRIDHHDGISRYTANLVAELAKLHPVTMLISDHRQLAMLPDLPWQIVSAPTSALEPLVARAVNKLRPDIVFTPMQTMGSWGRRYALLLTVHDLIYYRNRTPPRDLAAPIRLLWRLYHLAWWPQRMLLNRADGVVTVSNTTAALIAEHDLTRKPVTVVSNAAAPLPATADDADGAVPQREAPDVRRLVYMGSYMPYKNVDTLVRAAAMLPGTELHLMSRVTDAERTRLQRLAPSAVLVFHDGASDAEYAETLRSATALVTASRDEGFGIPLVEAMSVGTPIVVSDIPIFREIGGDAALYFDVDDAQALAAAVTRLDDLEEWQRRSALGLERAATFTWAASARTLLGVLEETVARRRRR; encoded by the coding sequence GTGAGGATCGTCTTCGACGCCCGCTACACGCGCATCGACCACCATGACGGCATCAGCCGCTACACCGCCAACCTGGTCGCCGAGCTCGCGAAACTGCATCCGGTCACCATGCTCATCAGCGATCATCGTCAGCTCGCCATGCTGCCCGATCTGCCCTGGCAGATCGTGTCGGCGCCCACGAGTGCCCTCGAGCCGCTGGTGGCTCGCGCCGTGAACAAGCTGCGACCCGACATCGTGTTCACCCCCATGCAGACCATGGGATCGTGGGGCCGGCGCTACGCCCTCCTCCTCACGGTCCACGACCTGATCTACTACCGGAACCGCACCCCTCCCCGGGATCTCGCCGCTCCCATCAGGCTCCTGTGGCGTCTCTACCACCTCGCCTGGTGGCCGCAACGGATGCTGCTGAACCGGGCGGACGGAGTCGTGACGGTCTCGAACACCACCGCCGCGCTCATCGCGGAGCACGACCTCACCCGCAAGCCCGTGACCGTGGTGTCGAACGCAGCGGCACCGCTTCCAGCGACTGCTGACGACGCGGACGGAGCCGTGCCGCAGCGCGAGGCGCCCGACGTGCGCCGCCTCGTCTACATGGGCTCCTACATGCCGTACAAGAACGTCGACACACTCGTACGCGCCGCCGCGATGCTCCCCGGCACTGAGCTGCACCTGATGAGCCGTGTGACCGACGCTGAGCGCACCAGGCTCCAGAGGCTGGCGCCGTCTGCAGTGCTGGTGTTCCATGACGGAGCCTCGGATGCGGAATACGCCGAGACGCTGCGCTCCGCGACCGCTCTCGTGACGGCTTCGCGCGACGAGGGTTTCGGCATTCCTCTGGTCGAGGCCATGAGCGTCGGAACTCCCATCGTCGTCAGCGACATTCCGATCTTCCGCGAGATCGGCGGAGACGCGGCCCTCTACTTCGATGTCGACGACGCTCAGGCACTCGCGGCCGCCGTCACACGTCTCGACGACTTGGAGGAGTGGCAGCGACGCTCGGCGCTGGGTCTCGAGCGCGCGGCGACGTTCACGTGGGCGGCATCCGCCCGCACCCTGCTCGGTGTGCTCGAGGAGACGGTGGCGCGTCGGCGCCGACGCTGA
- a CDS encoding NAD-dependent protein deacetylase: MTDTVLELSDEQRTGVSAAVDLMRGRSTLVLTGAGVSTDSGIPDYRGAGAPVRNPMTFQQYLADDRYRRRYWAGSHLGWRRFAQAGPNAGHRVLAELEASGVVSGIVTQNVDGLHTRAGSTRVVPLHGSMDSVVCLHCGQFFARSDIAQRLTDANPWLTEDEAARLAPDGDADVTEIDAFIVPECTVCGGMLKPDVVFFGEFVPRERFREAQAMLTASDVLMVAGSSLVVNSGIRLVEQARRQRTPIIVVNRGVTKGDGRAAVKIDAGTTEVLRSIAEQLAA, from the coding sequence ATGACCGACACGGTTCTGGAACTGAGCGACGAGCAGCGCACCGGAGTGAGCGCAGCCGTCGACCTCATGCGCGGACGATCGACCCTGGTGCTGACCGGCGCCGGCGTCTCGACCGACTCCGGAATCCCCGACTACCGCGGCGCCGGTGCCCCCGTGCGCAACCCGATGACGTTCCAGCAGTACCTCGCCGATGACCGCTACCGCCGCCGCTACTGGGCGGGAAGCCACCTCGGCTGGCGTCGTTTCGCCCAGGCCGGGCCCAACGCCGGGCATCGTGTGCTCGCCGAACTCGAGGCATCCGGTGTCGTCAGCGGCATCGTCACGCAGAACGTCGACGGCCTGCACACGCGCGCCGGCTCCACGCGGGTCGTACCGCTGCACGGCTCGATGGACAGCGTCGTGTGCCTGCACTGCGGGCAGTTCTTCGCCCGCTCGGACATCGCCCAGCGCCTGACCGATGCCAACCCCTGGCTCACCGAGGACGAGGCGGCGCGGCTCGCACCCGACGGCGACGCCGACGTCACCGAGATCGACGCGTTCATCGTGCCGGAGTGCACTGTGTGCGGCGGGATGCTCAAGCCCGACGTGGTGTTCTTCGGCGAGTTCGTGCCGCGCGAGCGGTTCCGGGAGGCGCAGGCCATGCTCACGGCATCCGATGTGCTGATGGTCGCGGGCTCATCGCTGGTGGTGAACTCGGGCATTCGTCTCGTCGAGCAGGCACGTCGTCAGCGCACGCCGATCATCGTGGTCAACCGCGGCGTAACGAAGGGCGACGGCCGCGCCGCCGTGAAGATCGATGCCGGCACCACCGAGGTGCTCCGCTCGATCGCCGAGCAGCTCGCCGCCTGA
- a CDS encoding TrmH family RNA methyltransferase produces MHVIRITDLEADGLSDYARLTDVALRRVTEPEGGLYIAESTKVITRALAAGHVPRSVLLQEKWLADVEPLLADFPDVPVFVGDAKLLEQLTGYHLHRGALAAMHRPENPSVAELLKDARRVVILEDIVDHTNVGAIFRSSAGLGIDAVLVTPRCADPLYRRSVRVSMGTVLQVPWARLPEWEEAAALLHEAGFEIAALALADDAVSLPDYAADPPDRIALVFGSEGDGLSRTALAAADTVVTIPMLHGVDSLNVASASAVVAYALRVDREHSPPDLD; encoded by the coding sequence GTGCACGTCATCCGCATCACCGACCTCGAGGCCGACGGCCTCTCCGACTACGCGCGTCTCACCGACGTCGCCCTGCGGCGCGTCACCGAGCCGGAGGGTGGGCTCTACATCGCGGAGTCGACGAAGGTCATCACGCGGGCGCTGGCGGCCGGGCATGTACCTCGGTCGGTGCTGCTGCAGGAGAAGTGGCTGGCCGACGTAGAACCGCTTCTGGCCGACTTCCCCGACGTTCCCGTGTTCGTCGGCGATGCGAAGCTGCTCGAGCAGCTCACGGGCTATCACCTGCACCGCGGTGCCTTGGCGGCGATGCACCGGCCGGAGAATCCGTCGGTCGCCGAGCTGCTGAAGGATGCCCGCCGCGTCGTCATCCTCGAGGACATCGTCGACCACACCAACGTCGGCGCCATCTTCCGCTCCTCCGCGGGCCTCGGCATCGACGCCGTTCTGGTGACCCCGCGCTGCGCCGACCCGCTGTATCGACGCAGCGTGCGCGTCAGCATGGGCACCGTGCTGCAGGTGCCGTGGGCTCGTCTTCCGGAGTGGGAGGAAGCCGCGGCACTGCTGCACGAGGCGGGCTTCGAGATCGCCGCCCTCGCCCTGGCCGACGACGCCGTGAGCCTGCCGGACTACGCGGCCGACCCTCCGGACCGGATCGCCCTCGTGTTCGGCAGCGAGGGAGACGGACTCAGTCGAACGGCCCTCGCCGCGGCGGACACCGTCGTCACCATCCCCATGCTGCACGGCGTCGATTCCCTCAACGTGGCCTCGGCCAGCGCCGTCGTCGCGTACGCCCTGCGCGTCGACCGGGAGCACAGCCCGCCCGACCTAGACTGA